AATCCGGCTATCACACCGCGCTGGCCGGGAAGCTGCATCCTCGAAAGACGACGGAAACCCGTTTTGATCTGATCTACGGAACAGGGCCGAAAGAATCCGGCGGAGCCGGGGAATGGGTGAAGGCGATCGAGGAGGCTCCGAAGGATAAACCGTTCTTCCTCTGGCTGGCTTCGTTCGATCCGCATCGCGGCTACCAACCGAACACAATTCCCGAACCCCACACGTCTTCGGATGTGATCGTTCCGCCCTATCTGCCAGACGTTCCTGAAGTTCGGGAAGATCTGGCCCTGTATTACGACGAAATTTCCCGGCTCGATCACTACGTCGGCAAGGTGATGACGGCGCTCGAAAAACTGAAGCAGGCCGACAACACGCTGATCATCTTCATTAGCGACAACGGCCGCCCGTTCCCCCGCTGCAAAACGACGATCTACAACAGCGGCGTCAAGACGCCGTTCATCGCCCGCTGGCCGGGACAGATCAAGCCGGGCAGCACCTGCGAACAGCTCGTAAGTACCGTCGATCTGGCTCCGAGCTTCTGTAAGGCAGCCGGTGTCGAAGTCAGCGAGACTTTTCAGGGCGTTTCGATCCTGCCCCTGTTCAAGGATCCGACGGTTCCGGTCCGCGAGTACATTTTCGCCGAGCACAACTGGCACGACTACGACGACCATCAGCGGTCCTGCCACTCACTTTACTTCAATTACATCAGGACCGAGTACACCGATATTCCCCAAATGCCGCCGGCTGATGCCGTGAAGAGCGTTACGTTCCAGAAAATGCGCGAACTGCACGCGAAGCACGAGCTGAATGAGCACCAGGACTTCGCGTTCGAGACACCCCGTCCGGGTGAAGAACTGTACGATGTGCTCAACGATCCGCACGAGCTGAATAATCTGGCCGATGACCCGAAGTATCAGGGCCAGCTCGAAAAGCATCGGGAGCGACTGAATCAGTGGGTGGAGGAAACTGCCGACGAAGTTCCGACGGAACGCCGCCCGGACGAGTTTGACCGGGAAACCGGGGATCGGCTGCCGCGAAATAAACAGGGATAACGTCATCCTGAGATCGGATGACACTGACTTCGCCGGTGTGGGGGCCCCAATGGCCTCTATTTTCTGAAAGCACTGGCAAAGCCGGTGGCATCCGGCGGAAGAAACAGCGATAACACTTCTGTGCACGGAAGCGTGCGCCCTGCGTGGCTTCTGAAGCGAAAGATCCGGTCGTCGACTCTGAGGTTCTTTCGCTCAGGTCAGGATTCGTGAATAGTCCGCCCCAGCCGAACGCCGATCAGTAATCAGCCCGGATTTGCTCGAAAAATCCGCGGATGGCTGCATTGATCATTGATTGGGCAGTCGTTATCCTGTGTCGTTCCAATGCAGAATCAGTGAATTTCCCCTGCCGGTTGCTTGTTCGGGCAGGTGGGCCGTATATTTTTCCACCATCAGGTGGCGGTAATATCTTGCCACCATGAGGTGGCGGTGTAGATCTCCCATAGCGAAGTGGTCAAAATGGCAGTAGAGATTGTTCAGCGGACATCGGTCGCGAAGAACGAAACCTTCGAACCGCAGTGGTATTACATCGATGGCGAAGGCCAGGTGGTCGGTCGTTTTGCGTCTGCGATCGCAATGGTGCTGATGGGTAAGCATAAGGCTACGTACACGCCGCACGTGAATACGGGCGATTTCGTGATCGTGACCAATGCCGACAAGGTCCGGTTCACCGGTCCGGAAGCCGCTCACGAATCGCACCCGAACTTCACCACCAAGATGGCGGAGAAGGAATACCAGCACTACACGGGTTACCCGAGCGGTCGCAAAGTGACCACGGGCGAGCAAATGCTGGAGAAGCATCCCGAGAAGATCCTCGAAGAAGCCGTTCGCCGGATGCTGCCGAAGAACAAGCTGGCCCGCAAGATGCTTGATCGTCTCAAGTTGTACACGACCAGCGAGCATCCGCATCAGGCTCAGCAGCCGCAGGCTCTTCCCGAGCACCTGCTGACCCGCTGCAAGAAGTAGTTGAGATCACGATCGACCGGGCTCGCCGCCCGGTTCCGCCTCAGAATATATCGTCTCCATATAAGCAGTCAGAGATTCGGAAGAGATCCGTATGAGTACCGATCAACCTCAAGATGACAACGAACAGCTGTCCGCTGCCAACGACGAGCAGGCGACTGCCGGCGAAGAACAGTCGGCTGCCAGCGAAGAACAGTCGACCGCCAGCGAGCCGTCCGCCGCCAGCGAACTGCACAACTCCGCGGAAGGCAAGGAACCGGAAACGGTTGCACAGACCGGAGAAGCCGGTGAGCAGGGAACCGAAGACGTTCCTCAGCTGACTCTCGGCGGCGCTGCGGAAGCCGGTTCGGAAGAAGTTGGCGAAGAGCCCAAAGAATACGTTGCTCCGACCATTCGTGGTCGTATCGACAAGTTCGGGACCGCGATCGGCACCGGTCGCCGCAAGACAGCCGTCGCTCGCGTTCGCCTGAAAGAAGGCAGTGGCAAGTTCACCGTTAACGGTCGCGAAATGGAAGAGTTCTTCTGTCTCGAACGGGACCGCAAGATGGTGCTCGCCCCGCTGAAGGCTGTCGATGAAGATAAGAAGGTCGACATCTGGGTCAAAGTTCATGGTGGTGGACTGACCGGTCAGACCGGAGCCGTTGTTCTCGGCATCGCTCGTGCTCTGCAGGCCAAGAACGAAAGCTATCATCCGACACTGGCCGAAGGCGGCTTCCTGACCCGCGACGACCGAATGGTCGAACGTAAGAAGTACGGTCTGGCCAAAGCCCGCCGCAGCTTCCAGTTCTCCAAGCGTTAATCGACTCTGGCATTACGCCAGGCGATCCCGCTGGACAACTCAATTCACGACCGACAAATCCCCGACCAATCCGTCGGGGATTTGTTGTATCTGGACTGCATTCCGGACATTCTCGCAGTCACCAGGGGAACCGCACCGGCTCGGTCGGTCCTCCCCGTCTGATCGAACGCTCCTCCGATGGGACCAGTTGAGTAGGGAAGGACTTCAGCATGTACAACACGCTTCTCCTGCCGGATTTGCGCTTGATGCTGATCGAGAACGACGAGCAGGCGATGAAAGAGTTCTGCGAAGTTCTCATTCCCGCTGTCTCCGCCGAGTTACTGGCCGAACTCACGCCCGCCGAAGCTCTGCTCGTTCTGTCCAAGGTCAATCTCGAGCGTCGAGCCGAGATTTTCGGCTATCTGCCGCTCCCCTTCCAGGTACTGCTGGTCGGACAGATGGACCGATCGTCGCTGAGTCGCCTGATTGAAGAGATGGCCGCGGATGACCGCGTCGACCTGCTGGAGTGTCTTGATCCTGGACAGGTTGAAACGCTACTTCCGTTGATCGCCCAGGCGGAGCGGGCCGACATCCGGAAACTGCTCTCGTATCCGGAAGGCTCGGCCGGTTCGATCATGACAACCGAGTACGCCTCGCTGCCGAAGGACATCACCGTCCGCGACGCATTCGAGCGACTGCGCGTTCAGGCTCCCGATCGAGAGACGATTTACTACATCTACATCATCGACGATAAGCGGCGACTGCTTGGCTTCCTCTCGATGCGCAAACTGATTCTGGCCAAGCCGAATCAGTTGCTTGTCGACATCATGCAGCAGGACGTCATCTCGGTCCGCGTCGACGATGATGACGAGTTCGTCGCCAATGAACTCAACCGCTATGGCTTCATCGCGATTCCGGTTGTCGATAGCGAACAGCGGCTGGTCGGGATCGTCACACACGACGATGCCGCCGACGTCCTTCGCGAAGAAGCCGAGGAAGACCAGCATCGTCTGGCAGCCGTCGAACCACTCGAAGACTCGTACCTCTCGACCTCGGTGTTGATCCTCGCTCAGAAGCGGGGCGTCTGGCTGTTCTTTCTCCTCGGAGCGGCTGTTCTCACCGCGTGGGTGCTGCAGTTCTTTGAAGGGTCCGGCGAACAGAGCTGGATCATCATGTTCCTGCCGCTGGTTCTGGCCAGTGGCGGCAACGCGGGTTCGCAGTCGGCTGCTCTGGTGATCTCCGCACTGGCCCGGGAACACTCGCGCACCAAGCGAGCCGATGCCGTGCGGATTCTTTCGCGCGAGCTGGCTCTGAGTGGAATTCTCGGAGGTTCCGTCGCCTTTATCTCGTTCTTCTGTGCCTGGCTGCTGACCGGGAGTCTGTACCCCGCGACGGTCGTCTCACTCACCGTGCTTTTAGTCGTGGTTATGGCTGCCGTCACCGGCGCGGCACTGCCGATCATCGTGCAGTCGTTCGATGCCGACCCGGCTTATATGTCGACCCCGCTGATCGCCGCCATGGTCGATGTGATTGGCGTGATCATTTACTTCAACGTCGCCTACCTTGTATTCGGGCACTATCCGCATTGAATGCGGTCGCGACGCAGCCGGTCGATGAATTTTTGATCAAGACTGCAACTCTGCGACCGTCTGCTCTGCAGAACAGATCAACATCACGGTATAAGAGAATCAACGGACGTTCGTCCGGCTCTCTGCAGGAACGAACAACCGCGTAGTCATGCAGCAATCGACTCTGGCGATGTGTAGTTCCCGTTTCTTCTGGCGTATCTTTTCCACGCACGTGGCTGTCATCGTGCTGTGTACGCTCGGGTTGTCGTTCACGGTGTTCCGGGGCTACCGGCAGATCATTGAAGATCGCTTTCAGGCCGAGACCGAAGACCTTTCGGAAATCCTCGCCGAATCGGGCCGGGAACGCATTCTTGGCGACCGGGAACTGCGGCCGACCGATCCGTTCTATCACATCGCGACCTCGCGGGGGAATCGCCATCATCTGTTCGATGCCGATCAGGAACTTGTCGCAACCACCGTCGACGAGGAATCGCGCGGCGAGATTCGCCTCAGCTCTCTCCACGATCAGCTGAACGCCGATCTCGATGTGACCTCACGGATGGTCGGCAACGGAGAGCGGGGTCCGTATCAGTTGACCGTCCGCCGTCTCGTCGAAAATGGCGAGACCATCGGCTACCTGCAGATGGAAGCCTCTCGGGCAGAGCTTCAGTCTCAACTGCAAACGCTGTCCCATCTGGTCTGGGCCATCGCGACAGCCGTCTGCCTGATCGGTGTCGCTCTTTCGCTGATCGTCGTGTCGCGGATCATCAAGCCGGTTGAAGAACTGACGCAGGCCGCCCAGGCGATTGCCGACGGACGCTGGTCGCAGTCGGTTTCGATCGACAGCAAGGACGAAC
The genomic region above belongs to Rubinisphaera margarita and contains:
- the rpsI gene encoding 30S ribosomal protein S9, producing the protein MSTDQPQDDNEQLSAANDEQATAGEEQSAASEEQSTASEPSAASELHNSAEGKEPETVAQTGEAGEQGTEDVPQLTLGGAAEAGSEEVGEEPKEYVAPTIRGRIDKFGTAIGTGRRKTAVARVRLKEGSGKFTVNGREMEEFFCLERDRKMVLAPLKAVDEDKKVDIWVKVHGGGLTGQTGAVVLGIARALQAKNESYHPTLAEGGFLTRDDRMVERKKYGLAKARRSFQFSKR
- the mgtE gene encoding magnesium transporter, translated to MYNTLLLPDLRLMLIENDEQAMKEFCEVLIPAVSAELLAELTPAEALLVLSKVNLERRAEIFGYLPLPFQVLLVGQMDRSSLSRLIEEMAADDRVDLLECLDPGQVETLLPLIAQAERADIRKLLSYPEGSAGSIMTTEYASLPKDITVRDAFERLRVQAPDRETIYYIYIIDDKRRLLGFLSMRKLILAKPNQLLVDIMQQDVISVRVDDDDEFVANELNRYGFIAIPVVDSEQRLVGIVTHDDAADVLREEAEEDQHRLAAVEPLEDSYLSTSVLILAQKRGVWLFFLLGAAVLTAWVLQFFEGSGEQSWIIMFLPLVLASGGNAGSQSAALVISALAREHSRTKRADAVRILSRELALSGILGGSVAFISFFCAWLLTGSLYPATVVSLTVLLVVVMAAVTGAALPIIVQSFDADPAYMSTPLIAAMVDVIGVIIYFNVAYLVFGHYPH
- the rplM gene encoding 50S ribosomal protein L13, with amino-acid sequence MAVEIVQRTSVAKNETFEPQWYYIDGEGQVVGRFASAIAMVLMGKHKATYTPHVNTGDFVIVTNADKVRFTGPEAAHESHPNFTTKMAEKEYQHYTGYPSGRKVTTGEQMLEKHPEKILEEAVRRMLPKNKLARKMLDRLKLYTTSEHPHQAQQPQALPEHLLTRCKK
- a CDS encoding sulfatase family protein, with the protein product MLLRFLALIVLALFAIPASADEAQRPNIVLIIADDMAWNDCSVYGHPNIKTPHLSLLASQGMRFDNAYLTCSSCSPSRSSIITGRYPHSTGGAHQLHNELPADQLTFVELLRESGYHTALAGKLHPRKTTETRFDLIYGTGPKESGGAGEWVKAIEEAPKDKPFFLWLASFDPHRGYQPNTIPEPHTSSDVIVPPYLPDVPEVREDLALYYDEISRLDHYVGKVMTALEKLKQADNTLIIFISDNGRPFPRCKTTIYNSGVKTPFIARWPGQIKPGSTCEQLVSTVDLAPSFCKAAGVEVSETFQGVSILPLFKDPTVPVREYIFAEHNWHDYDDHQRSCHSLYFNYIRTEYTDIPQMPPADAVKSVTFQKMRELHAKHELNEHQDFAFETPRPGEELYDVLNDPHELNNLADDPKYQGQLEKHRERLNQWVEETADEVPTERRPDEFDRETGDRLPRNKQG